From one Bacteroides eggerthii genomic stretch:
- a CDS encoding HD family phosphohydrolase — MSYFKGKNKEFSFRDLIYKALIFIGTVGVIVYFLPRDGKFNYQFDIDKPWKYGQLMATFDFPIYKDDQVVKREQDSILASFQPYFQLDKNTEKEVIKKLKNDYQTHLRDVLPSTDYIRHIEKILSEVYRAGILSTEELGQLHKDSTSAIMVINDKLASQRDIDKLYSVKQAYAYLLTADTMHYQPNILRQCSLNEYLSPNLTYDVQRTETAKKEVLDNYSWANGIVLSGQKIIDRGEIVNQETYNILESLRKESIQRSESIGQKRLMLAGQVLYVSIFMLCFMLYLDLFRKDYYNRKGSLSLLFALIMFYCVVTAIMVANNIFNVYIIPYAMLPIIIRVFLDSRTAFLTQVVTILICSICLRYPHEFILLQLTAGLIAIFSLRELSQRSQLFRTAILVILTYMAVYFAFELITENDLSKLNGSMYTYFIINGVLLLFTYPLLFLVEKTFGFTSNVTLVELSNINNSLLRRMSETVPGTFQHSMQVANLAAEAANRIGAKSQLVRTGALYHDIGKMENPVFFTENQSGSVNPHKNLSYEQSAQVVISHVTDGLKLAEKSNLPKVIKDFITTHHGRGKTKYFYISWKNEHPDEEPNDELFTYPGPNPFTKEQAILMMADSVEAASRSLPEYTEASISNLVDKIIDSQVEEGYFKECPITFKDIATVKTVFKEKLKTIYHTRISYPELKK; from the coding sequence ATGAGTTATTTCAAAGGAAAAAACAAAGAGTTCTCGTTCAGAGATTTGATATATAAGGCGCTTATTTTCATAGGCACCGTCGGGGTTATTGTCTATTTTCTGCCAAGGGACGGCAAGTTCAACTACCAGTTCGACATTGACAAACCCTGGAAGTACGGACAACTGATGGCCACCTTCGACTTCCCCATCTACAAAGACGACCAAGTTGTGAAAAGAGAGCAGGACAGCATCTTGGCTTCTTTCCAACCCTATTTCCAACTGGACAAGAACACAGAAAAAGAAGTGATCAAGAAGCTGAAAAACGATTACCAGACGCATTTGCGGGATGTCCTGCCTTCTACCGATTACATCCGCCATATAGAGAAAATACTCTCCGAGGTGTACCGGGCAGGGATACTCTCCACCGAAGAACTGGGGCAACTGCACAAGGACAGCACATCCGCCATCATGGTGATAAACGACAAGCTCGCCAGCCAACGGGACATCGACAAACTTTATTCCGTCAAGCAGGCGTATGCCTATCTCCTCACCGCCGACACCATGCATTACCAGCCGAACATACTCCGGCAATGCTCCCTCAACGAATACCTGTCGCCCAACCTCACCTACGACGTCCAGCGAACAGAGACCGCAAAGAAAGAAGTCCTCGACAACTACTCATGGGCCAACGGCATCGTCTTGAGCGGGCAGAAAATCATCGACCGGGGCGAGATAGTCAACCAAGAAACTTACAACATCCTCGAAAGCCTGCGTAAAGAATCCATCCAGCGCAGTGAATCCATCGGCCAGAAGCGGTTGATGCTGGCCGGGCAGGTGCTGTACGTAAGTATCTTCATGCTCTGCTTTATGCTCTATCTCGACCTTTTCCGCAAGGACTATTACAACCGCAAGGGCAGCCTCTCGCTGCTTTTCGCCCTTATCATGTTTTATTGTGTGGTAACGGCCATTATGGTAGCCAACAACATATTCAATGTCTACATCATTCCTTATGCCATGCTACCTATCATAATACGCGTGTTCCTCGACTCAAGAACCGCTTTCCTCACGCAAGTCGTCACCATACTGATTTGCTCCATCTGCCTGCGCTATCCGCATGAGTTTATCCTGCTGCAACTTACGGCAGGCCTGATCGCCATTTTCAGTCTGAGAGAGCTGTCGCAACGCTCACAGTTGTTCCGCACAGCCATTCTGGTAATCCTGACCTATATGGCCGTTTACTTTGCTTTTGAACTGATAACCGAGAACGATCTGTCGAAACTGAATGGCAGCATGTACACCTACTTCATAATAAACGGCGTGTTGCTGCTCTTTACCTATCCGCTGCTTTTCCTGGTGGAAAAGACTTTCGGCTTCACATCGAACGTCACTTTAGTGGAACTGTCCAACATCAACAACAGCCTATTGCGGCGCATGTCGGAAACTGTACCGGGCACGTTCCAGCACTCCATGCAGGTGGCCAACCTTGCCGCCGAAGCCGCCAACCGCATCGGAGCGAAAAGCCAGTTGGTGCGTACGGGAGCCCTATACCATGACATCGGCAAAATGGAGAACCCGGTGTTCTTCACCGAGAACCAGTCGGGCAGCGTCAACCCACACAAGAACCTCAGCTACGAACAGAGCGCACAGGTCGTGATCAGCCACGTAACGGACGGATTGAAGTTGGCGGAAAAGAGCAATCTTCCCAAAGTCATCAAAGACTTCATCACAACCCATCATGGTCGTGGAAAAACAAAATATTTCTATATATCCTGGAAGAACGAACATCCCGACGAAGAGCCCAACGACGAGTTATTCACCTATCCGGGTCCCAATCCGTTCACCAAGGAGCAAGCTATCCTGATGATGGCAGACTCCGTAGAAGCGGCATCACGCAGCCTGCCCGAATATACGGAGGCAAGCATCAGCAATCTGGTAGACAAAATAATCGATTCGCAGGTAGAGGAAGGTTATTTCAAGGAATGTCCCATCACTTTCAAAGACATAGCGACAGTGAAAACCGTCTTCAAAGAGAAGTTGAAAACGATCTACCACACCCGCATCAGTTATCCCGAACTTAAAAAGTAG
- a CDS encoding low molecular weight protein-tyrosine-phosphatase codes for MKDKKKILFVCLGNICRSSSAEGVMKHLIEQAGREDEFVIDSAGILSYHQGELPDSRMCAHAARRGYNLTHRSRPVRTDDFYNFDLIIGMDDRNIDDLKERAPSTEEWKKIHRMTEYCTKFTHADHVPDPYYGGAEGFEYVLDVLEDACAGLLEAIND; via the coding sequence ATGAAAGATAAGAAAAAAATACTGTTTGTCTGCCTCGGCAACATCTGCCGTTCTTCTTCGGCAGAAGGGGTGATGAAGCATCTAATAGAGCAGGCAGGGCGTGAAGACGAGTTTGTCATTGATTCGGCGGGTATCCTTTCCTACCACCAGGGAGAACTGCCCGATAGCAGAATGTGTGCCCACGCTGCACGCCGCGGTTACAACCTGACACATCGTTCCCGTCCGGTACGTACGGATGATTTCTACAATTTCGATTTAATCATCGGAATGGACGACCGTAATATTGATGATTTGAAGGAGCGGGCGCCTTCCACCGAAGAGTGGAAAAAGATACACCGCATGACAGAGTATTGTACCAAGTTCACCCATGCCGACCATGTTCCCGATCCCTACTACGGAGGAGCCGAGGGCTTTGAATATGTGCTTGACGTCTTGGAGGATGCGTGCGCAGGGCTGCTTGAAGCCATTAATGATTAG
- the priA gene encoding primosomal protein N': protein MEKFVDVILPLPLHSSFTYSLPEEMAGDVQIGCRVIVPFGRKKYYTAIVRNIHYSAPTEYEVKEVSALLDAHPILLPAQFKFWEWLADYYLCTQGDVYKAALPSGLKLESETMVEYNPDFEPDVQLSDKELKILDLLSAEPEQCVTKLEKESGVKNILSVIKSLLDKEAIFVKEELKRTYKPRTETRVRLTKAASNEHRLHFFFDELQRRAPKQLDLLMKYIELSGCLGKVQKEVAKKELLQRASATPAVFNGLVERGVFEVYQQEIGRLNTAFAGNTFSLNPLNGHQQRAHDEIVDSFRTKNVCLLHGVTSSGKTEIYIHLIEEVIRQGKQVLYLLPEIALTTQITERLKRVFGSRLGIYHSKFPDAERVEIWQKQLSDSGYDIILGVRSSVFLPFRNLGLIIVDEEHENTYKQQDPAPRYHARNAAIVLAALYGAKTLLGTATPSVETWYNATSGKYGLVELKERYKEIQMPEIIPVDIKELQRKKRMNGPFSPLLLQYVREALEQKEQVILFQNRRGFAPMIECHTCGWVPKCKNCDVSLTYHKGLNQLTCHYCGYTYQLPRICPACEGVDLRNRGFGTEKIEDDVKRLFPEAAVARMDLDTTRTRSAYERIIADFEQGKTDILIGTQMVSKGLDFDHVSVVGILNADTMLNYPDFRAYERAFQLMAQVAGRAGRKNKRGRVVLQTKSIEHSIIPQVIGNDYEGMVNGQLAERQIFHYPPYYRLVYVYLKNRNETLLDLMAQTMAGKLSAIFGNRVLGPDKPPVARVQTLFIRKIVVKIETKAPMARVRELLLQVQKDMVMEDRFKSLIVYYDVDPM, encoded by the coding sequence ATGGAAAAGTTCGTTGATGTCATATTGCCCCTTCCCCTGCATAGTAGCTTTACGTATTCTCTCCCGGAAGAGATGGCGGGAGATGTACAGATTGGTTGCCGGGTGATAGTGCCTTTCGGGCGGAAGAAGTATTATACTGCGATTGTGCGGAATATACATTATTCTGCGCCGACAGAGTATGAGGTGAAAGAGGTGAGTGCCTTGCTGGATGCGCATCCGATCCTGTTGCCCGCACAATTCAAGTTTTGGGAATGGCTGGCTGATTATTACCTCTGCACTCAGGGGGATGTTTACAAGGCGGCTCTTCCTTCGGGATTGAAGTTGGAAAGCGAAACAATGGTGGAATACAATCCCGACTTCGAGCCGGATGTGCAATTGTCGGATAAGGAACTGAAAATCTTGGATCTACTCTCTGCAGAACCCGAACAATGTGTTACGAAGCTGGAAAAAGAGAGTGGCGTCAAAAATATTCTGTCTGTTATAAAATCCTTATTGGACAAAGAAGCCATTTTCGTAAAAGAAGAATTGAAGCGCACTTACAAGCCCAGAACGGAAACTCGCGTGCGTCTGACGAAAGCGGCAAGTAATGAGCATCGTTTGCATTTCTTCTTTGATGAATTGCAGCGTCGTGCTCCCAAACAATTGGATCTGTTGATGAAGTACATAGAGCTATCCGGCTGTTTGGGAAAGGTGCAGAAGGAGGTAGCGAAGAAAGAACTTTTGCAACGGGCTTCCGCTACTCCTGCCGTATTTAACGGATTGGTGGAACGGGGAGTTTTTGAGGTCTATCAGCAGGAGATTGGCCGATTGAATACAGCTTTTGCCGGAAACACATTCTCCCTGAATCCCTTGAATGGACATCAACAGCGTGCACACGATGAGATCGTGGATAGTTTCCGGACTAAAAATGTTTGCCTGTTGCATGGAGTTACATCCAGTGGAAAGACTGAGATTTACATTCATCTGATAGAGGAGGTCATCCGGCAGGGGAAACAAGTGTTGTATCTGTTACCGGAAATAGCATTGACTACACAAATCACCGAACGGCTGAAACGGGTATTCGGTTCGCGCCTCGGCATCTATCATTCCAAGTTTCCCGATGCCGAACGGGTGGAGATTTGGCAGAAACAACTATCGGATAGCGGATACGACATTATTTTGGGGGTGCGTTCTTCGGTCTTTTTGCCTTTCCGCAATTTGGGGCTGATTATTGTAGACGAGGAACATGAGAATACTTATAAGCAACAAGATCCGGCACCCCGTTATCATGCACGTAATGCAGCTATTGTGCTGGCTGCATTGTATGGCGCCAAAACTCTGTTGGGTACGGCGACTCCGTCAGTGGAAACCTGGTACAATGCTACCTCCGGCAAGTACGGACTGGTGGAATTGAAAGAAAGATATAAAGAGATACAGATGCCGGAAATTATTCCGGTGGATATTAAAGAATTACAGCGCAAGAAGCGGATGAACGGCCCGTTCTCTCCTTTGCTGTTGCAGTATGTCCGTGAGGCTTTGGAGCAGAAAGAGCAGGTTATACTGTTTCAGAACCGCAGAGGGTTTGCACCGATGATAGAGTGCCATACGTGCGGATGGGTGCCTAAATGCAAGAACTGTGATGTGAGTTTGACATATCACAAGGGACTGAACCAATTGACATGCCACTATTGCGGATACACCTACCAACTGCCCCGCATCTGTCCGGCCTGTGAAGGGGTGGATTTACGCAATCGCGGTTTTGGTACGGAGAAGATAGAGGATGACGTCAAGCGCCTGTTTCCTGAGGCGGCCGTTGCCCGTATGGACTTGGACACAACCCGCACGCGTTCTGCTTACGAGCGTATAATTGCGGATTTCGAACAGGGAAAAACGGATATTCTTATCGGGACGCAAATGGTTTCTAAGGGATTGGACTTCGACCACGTGAGTGTGGTGGGCATCCTTAATGCCGATACAATGCTGAATTATCCGGATTTTCGCGCCTATGAGCGTGCCTTTCAACTGATGGCTCAGGTGGCAGGGCGTGCAGGGCGGAAGAACAAACGGGGAAGGGTGGTGCTGCAAACCAAGAGTATCGAGCATTCCATTATCCCTCAAGTGATTGGTAACGACTATGAAGGCATGGTGAACGGACAGCTTGCCGAACGGCAAATCTTTCATTATCCGCCTTACTATCGGTTGGTATATGTGTATCTGAAGAATCGCAATGAAACCTTACTCGATTTAATGGCGCAGACTATGGCGGGCAAGTTGAGTGCTATTTTCGGAAACCGGGTGCTGGGGCCGGACAAACCGCCGGTGGCGCGTGTGCAAACGTTGTTTATCCGTAAAATCGTGGTGAAGATTGAAACGAAAGCACCTATGGCGCGTGTTCGCGAACTGTTGTTGCAAGTGCAAAAAGACATGGTTATGGAAGACCGTTTCAAGTCATTGATTGTGTATTATGACGTGGATCCGATGTAG
- a CDS encoding porin family protein — protein sequence MKKIFSAFMIAICCLAMAMPAQAQLIKFGVKGGLNLSKLSFSKEAKDNLNSDNTTGFFFGPMAEVTIPVVGLGVDGALLYSQRGENDWKQQGIEIPVNLKYTIGLGSMLGVFVAAGPDFFFNFKDMNKEGIDKKSTQVGLNLGAGVKLIKHLQIGVNYQIPLGDSFDLKKLKDAGVKTKTWQISAAYIF from the coding sequence ATGAAAAAGATTTTTAGTGCTTTTATGATAGCTATATGCTGTTTGGCAATGGCTATGCCTGCCCAGGCTCAACTTATTAAGTTTGGTGTGAAAGGCGGTTTGAATTTGTCAAAACTGAGTTTCTCCAAAGAGGCGAAGGATAATTTGAATAGTGATAATACTACCGGTTTCTTTTTCGGTCCGATGGCGGAAGTTACAATTCCTGTTGTTGGTTTGGGAGTGGATGGTGCTTTGCTATACTCGCAGCGAGGAGAAAATGATTGGAAGCAGCAAGGTATTGAGATCCCTGTCAATTTGAAGTATACAATTGGTCTGGGTAGCATGCTGGGCGTGTTTGTAGCAGCCGGTCCTGACTTCTTCTTTAATTTTAAGGATATGAATAAGGAAGGTATTGATAAGAAAAGTACGCAGGTTGGTTTGAATCTTGGTGCAGGTGTAAAATTGATAAAACACTTACAGATTGGTGTTAATTATCAGATTCCGTTAGGTGACAGTTTTGATTTGAAAAAGCTGAAGGATGCCGGGGTGAAAACTAAGACCTGGCAGATTTCCGCTGCTTATATCTTCTAA
- a CDS encoding DEAD/DEAH box helicase translates to MMTQTGEAPRLPELKERHLPENCRQGVTELLKDTYGYDHFRNLEIYADLFRSRETLCISQGQLIENVIREAEKAQKREAEPENILLTAPTGSGKSLLFQLPAIYLGKEYNLLTIVVSPLKALIVDQVEGLQDLGYQRVAYASSDLSPEQKMEVYRAVREGEVDLFYLSPELLLSYDIKHFVGNRRIGMVVIDEAHTVTTWGKEFRVDYWFLGRYLSALKQNLGYTFPLFALTATAVWNPKGGNDMVFETIRSLQMEPCVLYVGTVKRKNIGFDIRQLTLEEGETYDKGKQRVISERVENFLDGHKTLLYYPFAGGIDMRIKTWVRSADWRLVASYYGKKDKEQKAAIVQEFKEGMKRMIVATKAFGMGVDISDIDRVYHVAPSSTFVDYIQEIGRAARDADVQGVAATDYHERDFYYMKRLHQTGNIAQDQLALILKKLMEVYRMKGEKEEILVSLSDFEFVVKLPRTKNKLEYESELGQLIKTALLWLEDDLSQRYGRRLLEVSPQNLLTEGYIQDKTGDTFVREFRAYLTKVEDEEGVYRARLDSLWEERFPELGYREFKQKLNNGTLWEGSRAVSVGKHEVLLKEDTAVIRQRMDSLFKSLVTMLKTALLKTKGRFDEEELRAVFAEHGMDVPSAKRFIGSLLESRTEEGRSVSYISSVKKKESNELSFTVTKGFDLLLSRYQKLFTQRIAGTKGERLQFYCTPFSDLNMLLNLLSMLDCLSFSVEGGGTPCVHVRFNDPGLLQQLADSNEYHNLILDTNERIFEEQIDLFSSFFGTDILTDDQRWDFVEEYFTGTSVEELKKKYIGE, encoded by the coding sequence ATGATGACACAAACAGGAGAGGCACCCCGTTTGCCCGAATTGAAAGAACGCCATTTGCCCGAGAACTGCCGGCAAGGCGTAACGGAACTTTTGAAAGATACGTATGGTTACGACCACTTCCGTAACCTTGAGATTTACGCAGACTTGTTTAGGAGCAGAGAGACGCTTTGTATCTCTCAGGGGCAACTGATTGAGAATGTGATCCGGGAAGCGGAAAAGGCGCAGAAAAGAGAGGCAGAGCCGGAGAACATTCTGCTGACTGCTCCGACTGGTTCGGGAAAATCCTTATTGTTCCAGCTTCCGGCTATTTATTTGGGGAAAGAATATAATCTGCTGACCATTGTTGTTTCTCCTTTAAAGGCTTTGATAGTCGATCAGGTAGAGGGCTTGCAGGATTTGGGCTATCAGCGTGTGGCGTATGCATCTTCCGACCTTTCGCCGGAGCAGAAAATGGAAGTTTACCGGGCAGTGCGTGAAGGTGAAGTCGATTTGTTTTATCTCTCTCCTGAACTGTTGCTTTCTTATGATATAAAACACTTCGTAGGCAACCGCCGTATTGGTATGGTTGTTATTGATGAGGCGCATACGGTAACCACCTGGGGCAAAGAGTTTCGTGTGGACTACTGGTTTTTGGGGCGTTATCTGAGTGCCTTGAAGCAGAATCTCGGTTATACATTTCCTTTGTTTGCGTTGACTGCCACTGCCGTATGGAATCCCAAGGGTGGCAATGATATGGTATTCGAAACTATCCGTTCGTTGCAAATGGAGCCTTGTGTGCTTTATGTTGGTACGGTGAAGCGTAAGAATATCGGTTTTGATATCCGGCAGCTTACGCTGGAGGAGGGAGAAACTTACGACAAAGGAAAACAGCGTGTCATATCCGAACGTGTGGAAAACTTTCTCGACGGACATAAAACACTGCTCTACTATCCCTTTGCAGGTGGCATAGACATGCGTATAAAAACCTGGGTACGTTCTGCCGACTGGCGTTTGGTGGCTTCTTATTATGGCAAGAAAGACAAAGAACAGAAAGCCGCTATTGTACAAGAATTTAAGGAAGGCATGAAACGGATGATTGTTGCCACAAAAGCTTTCGGTATGGGAGTAGATATCAGTGATATCGACCGCGTCTACCATGTGGCGCCTTCCAGTACTTTCGTCGATTATATTCAGGAAATAGGTCGTGCTGCTCGTGATGCGGATGTTCAGGGTGTTGCTGCCACCGACTATCATGAACGCGACTTTTATTATATGAAACGCTTGCATCAAACCGGCAATATTGCGCAGGACCAGTTGGCGTTGATCTTGAAAAAACTCATGGAAGTATACCGGATGAAGGGGGAGAAAGAAGAAATTCTCGTATCGCTGTCTGACTTTGAGTTTGTGGTAAAGCTGCCGCGTACAAAAAACAAGCTGGAGTATGAATCCGAGTTGGGGCAACTCATCAAAACCGCCCTGTTATGGTTGGAGGATGATCTGTCACAACGTTACGGAAGGCGTCTGCTGGAGGTGAGCCCGCAAAATCTGCTGACGGAGGGATACATCCAAGATAAAACAGGTGATACCTTTGTGCGCGAATTCCGGGCCTATCTGACGAAAGTGGAAGATGAAGAAGGCGTTTATCGTGCACGCTTGGATAGTCTTTGGGAGGAACGTTTTCCTGAATTGGGGTATAGGGAGTTCAAACAGAAGCTGAATAACGGAACGTTATGGGAAGGCTCTCGTGCCGTTTCCGTTGGCAAGCACGAGGTGTTGCTGAAAGAGGATACGGCGGTGATCCGCCAGCGTATGGATTCACTGTTCAAAAGTTTGGTGACGATGCTGAAAACCGCTTTGTTGAAAACGAAAGGCCGTTTCGATGAAGAAGAGCTGCGCGCGGTGTTTGCCGAGCATGGCATGGATGTTCCCTCTGCCAAACGTTTCATTGGTTCGTTGCTGGAGAGCCGTACTGAAGAAGGGCGCAGCGTGAGCTACATCAGCAGTGTCAAGAAGAAAGAATCAAATGAGCTTTCGTTTACGGTTACCAAAGGTTTCGACCTGCTCTTGTCGCGTTATCAAAAGCTGTTTACTCAGCGCATTGCAGGCACTAAAGGCGAGCGTTTGCAGTTCTATTGCACTCCGTTTTCCGATTTGAATATGCTGCTCAATCTTCTTTCTATGCTCGACTGTCTTTCGTTCAGCGTAGAAGGTGGTGGAACGCCTTGTGTGCATGTCCGGTTCAATGACCCCGGTCTTCTGCAACAGTTGGCAGATTCCAATGAATACCATAATCTTATTTTGGACACGAACGAACGTATTTTTGAAGAACAGATAGACTTGTTTTCTTCTTTCTTTGGCACTGACATCTTGACGGACGATCAGCGTTGGGATTTTGTAGAGGAGTATTTCACCGGAACGAGTGTGGAGGAGTTGAAAAAGAAATACATAGGTGAATGA
- a CDS encoding DUF2795 domain-containing protein: MYWTLELASKLEDAPWPATKDELIDYAMRSGAPLEVIENLQEMEDEGEIYESIEDIWPDYPSKEDFFFNEEEY, translated from the coding sequence ATGTATTGGACATTGGAATTAGCATCTAAATTGGAAGATGCCCCTTGGCCGGCAACTAAGGACGAGCTGATAGATTATGCCATGCGTTCGGGTGCTCCGCTTGAGGTTATTGAAAACCTGCAGGAAATGGAAGATGAAGGCGAGATTTATGAAAGTATTGAAGATATTTGGCCCGATTATCCCAGCAAAGAAGATTTCTTCTTCAACGAGGAGGAGTATTAA
- a CDS encoding cob(I)yrinic acid a,c-diamide adenosyltransferase produces MKKSLVYTKTGDRGTTSLVGGTRVSKTHIRLEAYGTVDELNSHLGFLITFLSDEHDKLFLQKVQDRLFAVGSYLATDRERTRLKEASIITPEQVETIEHEIDRLDDTLPPLSAFVLPGGCRGAAVCHICRTVCRRAERRILTLAEQADISSELLAYVNRLSDYLFVLSRKMNQDEKKEEIFWNNSCK; encoded by the coding sequence ATGAAGAAAAGCCTTGTATATACAAAGACCGGAGACAGAGGAACCACTTCCCTGGTAGGGGGGACTCGTGTTTCTAAAACCCATATCCGCCTCGAAGCCTATGGTACGGTGGATGAATTGAATTCCCATTTGGGATTTCTCATTACTTTCCTTTCTGATGAGCACGACAAGCTGTTTCTGCAAAAGGTGCAGGACAGGCTGTTTGCGGTAGGCTCTTATCTTGCAACAGATCGCGAAAGGACCAGACTCAAGGAAGCGAGCATCATTACTCCGGAACAAGTGGAAACGATAGAGCATGAAATTGACCGGTTGGATGACACGCTTCCTCCCTTATCCGCTTTCGTGCTTCCGGGCGGATGTCGGGGAGCGGCTGTTTGCCATATTTGCCGCACCGTTTGCCGTCGTGCCGAACGCCGTATTCTTACTTTGGCAGAGCAGGCAGATATTTCTTCGGAGTTGTTGGCTTACGTCAATCGTTTGTCTGACTATTTGTTTGTTCTTTCGCGTAAAATGAATCAAGACGAGAAAAAAGAAGAAATATTTTGGAATAATAGTTGCAAGTGA